In Setaria italica strain Yugu1 chromosome IX, Setaria_italica_v2.0, whole genome shotgun sequence, the genomic stretch CGTCATCCTTTTTGTGTGATTCCCACGAGAACAGATTAGGAATTAGGCGTGCTACTGCAGTTACGATAAAATAATTTGAGCTTAAACATAAACTTGTGCAAGGTGaagcagaaaagaaaaaaaaaagtcatccAAGAAATGAGCAATCAATCATTGAATTGCCaatcttttcttcctattttttaaaagtactccttccgttccaataTTTTGACTTTTATATGTTCTAGACATGCACTataacgacctacaatttggtaAATTGAGACCCATCGAAAGGCAAAACAAGGACAAATGGAAAAACTCAAAAAATCAAGTACAATGGTACAAAGTTCGATTTGGCAAGGGCACACAGTAAATAAATAGTCCAATTGTTCTCATTGGGCTACAAGTGATTATAAACGAGTCTATCTAACATCGGGCCAGCCCAACTAAGTTGGTGGGCTGAGTAGTTAGGCCGAGCACGCAAAGCAATTCGTCGTCGTTGTTGGTGTTCCGATCCGACCCGACGCGAGCCAGATCCATCCATCTGGCCGAAACCGCAAGGTAGCAAAACCCAAACCCAGAGGCAGCgagcgtcgccggcggcggcggcgatggatcCCCTCGCCGTGCTCCGCGACTACGCCGCCCGCAACGAGCTGGACAAGATCATCTTCTCCGGCGACGACATCCTCTTCGGCTCCGACTACACCTTCCCGGCCAACACCCCCACCGCCTTCACCTCCAAGCAGAACAACCGCCCCTacccgctctccgccgccgtcttcctcgCGCAGCACCACGACCTCAAGCACACCGACTTCATCCAGgccgcgcgcctccgccgcaTCCCGCCCGTCTCCCTCCCCGACCGCAAGACCTTCCTCGACTTCCTCCGCTACGGCCACAACTCGCTCCCCTCCGCCGACccgctcctcccctccgcctTCCCGCCGCAGGAGACCCACCTCcacccgccctcgccgccgcccgaggacCCCGCGGCTGCCGAGGAGGCCACCACGGGCGCGCAAATCCGCGCTCTCGAGCGGCCCTTCAAGGACCGCAACGCGCTCCTCGACGCCCGCGGCCGCGACTTCCTCGCCGTCTTCCAGGCCGCCCTGCGCCGCCAGGACGAGCAGCGCAAGGCCGGGGGCAAGGatgccgcggcctcctcccgccCAGACTCCGGCGCCGGGGCGTCCGCCCTCGCCAAGCCCAAGGTCGTGGACAGGGCCCTGGGCGACGGCGTCGTGCCAATCATCCTCGTTCCCAGCGCCTCGCAGACGCTGATTACGATCTACAACGTTAAGGAGTTCCTCGAGGACGGGGTCTTCGTGCCCAGCGAGGAGAGGATGCGGGCGACCAAAGGAGGGAAGCCGGAGAGTGTCACGGTGCAAAAGAAGCTGATTCGTGCGGAGAGAGCAGGCGCGGCTGGGGGCGCGGTCTCCTTCGAGGTGAGGGACAAGCCGGCTTCGCTCAAGTCGGATGATTGGGGGCGGGTGGTGGCCGTGTTTGTGCTCGGCAAGGAGTGGCAGTTCAAGGACTGGCCCTTCAAGGACCATGTGGAGATCTTCAACAGAGGTCTACCTCTTACCCCTTTATTTTTCCTTACATGGTATTCTTCATGCATTTGAATCTGTCTTACATGGCTGTGTAGCTTCATTGTAGTTGAAATTTTATGTTTGTAGCTTCATTTGAGAGGTAGAATGCTTTATGTGGTTCTCACGGTTGCTTTGGTGTCGTTTTGGTAGGAGCTTACTTGTTATTACATTGAGTTAGAAATACTTATTTCACTATTGTTGTTGAGCAAGAAATTACTTTTCTGCTGTGTTTGTTGCTGCTTCAGGAATTAAACAGAGACACGTACTAATTG encodes the following:
- the LOC101782528 gene encoding protein CDC73 homolog is translated as MDPLAVLRDYAARNELDKIIFSGDDILFGSDYTFPANTPTAFTSKQNNRPYPLSAAVFLAQHHDLKHTDFIQAARLRRIPPVSLPDRKTFLDFLRYGHNSLPSADPLLPSAFPPQETHLHPPSPPPEDPAAAEEATTGAQIRALERPFKDRNALLDARGRDFLAVFQAALRRQDEQRKAGGKDAAASSRPDSGAGASALAKPKVVDRALGDGVVPIILVPSASQTLITIYNVKEFLEDGVFVPSEERMRATKGGKPESVTVQKKLIRAERAGAAGGAVSFEVRDKPASLKSDDWGRVVAVFVLGKEWQFKDWPFKDHVEIFNRVIGFYVRFEDDSVEAAKVVKQWNVKIISISKNKRHQDRTAALEVWERLEEFMRART